In a single window of the Elaeis guineensis isolate ETL-2024a chromosome 4, EG11, whole genome shotgun sequence genome:
- the LOC140857083 gene encoding LOW QUALITY PROTEIN: uncharacterized protein (The sequence of the model RefSeq protein was modified relative to this genomic sequence to represent the inferred CDS: inserted 1 base in 1 codon) gives MKTIQIQPFLLSLLIFFSISFFEGAGAQSEAQALLKWKSSLSQPYALSSWSLANSTTPCTWFGVRCNSAGSIVRLSLPNANLNGTLYELDFASVPGLTKLDLSINRLYGPIPSNISALSKLTSLDLSSNNFNESIPPEIGQLSKMVDLRLSRNNLAWQIPPEIRSATKLQILFLSFNNLSGPIPPEIGRLADLQQLDLSDNSLGGPIPPEIGRLADLQQLDLSANKLSGPIPQTIGNLTQLTFLALYTNNLNGTIPAEIGNKMALTSLDLSTNQLEGELPNAIAQLPNLEFISVSSNNLGGRIPRDLGQNGHLKRVEFSNNSFSGELPPNLCEGFALQYLIADRNNFTGPLPAWLRNCSELVQVELEWNHFIGDISQAFSIHPKLTSLDLTGNQLTGTLSPDWXECKNFIYLHLDGNNISGDIPPAFGNMTNLQGLSLAFNFLSSTIPPQLGNLSLLYALNLSSNQLSGSIPLELGDAAQLTSLDFSANKLNGPIPTELGKLRSLVVLDLSRNDLSGPIPHIIMGLASLISLNLANNNFSGLIPRSIGSLSLLQSLHLNNNSLIGEIPSSLKNCTSLVVLDLGENKIHGNIPSWIGEGLSSLTILRLSSNMLNGSIPPQLSHLSSLQLLDLAHNNISGSIPQGLGNLTAMVASSQEKGKKMDSISHLASPNSHGTLSYLTLASEYISYKPLYPDQIGCSSNYYCTVSGQDDSFHYSESISIIWKGREYVFQQTLSLMVGIDLSDNYLCHQIPTELTNLSGLIFLNLSRNLLDGSIPKLIGNLKNLEVLDLSRNHLSGTIPQSISSLTFLDSFNLSNNHLSGRIPSGHQLQTLDDPSIYSGNDELCGFPLPKNCSSDQASDVPLSTHDDGDEKIWLYLTMGPGFVVGFWGFFGILFFKRSLRFAYFRYIDDIYDRFSRISMRSMQGLQTFFFF, from the exons ATGAAGACAATCCAAATCCAACCtttcctcctctccctcctcatattcttctccATCTCCTTTTTCGAAGGCGCCGGAGCACAGAGCGAAGCACAAGCTCTTCTCAAATGGAAGTCCAGCTTGTCTCAGCCATATGCTCTGAGCTCATGGTCCCTTGCCAACTCTACCACCCCATGCACATGGTTTGGTGTCCGCTGCAACTCCGCAGGCAGCATCGTGCGGCTGAGCTTACCCAATGCCAACCTCAACGGCACCCTCTATGAATTAGACTTTGCTTCTGTGCCCGGCCTCACCAAGCTCGACCTGAGTATCAACCGCCTCTATGGCCCCATTCCTTCAAACATCTCTGCTCTCTCCAAGCTCACGTCATTAGACCTCAGCAGCAACAACTTCAATGAATCCATTCCGCCAGAGATCGGTCAGCTCTCCAAGATGGTCGATCTCCGTCTCTCCCGCAACAATCTCGCTTGGCAAATCCCACCGGAGATTAGATCGGCCACAAAGCTGCAAATCCTATTCCTCTCCTTCAACAACCTATCAGGTCCAATCCCACCAGAGATTGGGAGGCTGGCCGACTTGCAGCAATTGGATCTATCGGACAATTCACTTGGTGGTCCAATCCCTCCAGAAATTGGGAGGCTGGCCGACTTGCAGCAATTGGATCTATCGGCAAACAAACTATCAGGTCCAATCCCTCAGACAATAGGAAACCTCACACAGCTCACTTTCCTGGCCCTCTACACCAACAACTTGAACGGCACAATCCCAGCAGAGATCGGAAACAAGATGGCACTGACTAGCCTTGACCTCAGCACCAACCAATTGGAGGGTGAGCTGCCGAATGCCATTGCTCAGCTTCCAAATCTTGAGTTCATTTCGGTCTCGTCCAACAACCTCGGCGGTCGCATCCCTCGAGACCTCGGCCAAAATGGGCATTTGAAACGTGTCGAATTTTCAAACAATAGCTTCTCGGGGGAATTGCCTCCAAATTTATGCGAGGGCTTTGCTCTTCAGTACTTAATAGCGGATCGCAACAACTTCACAGGTCCCCTGCCGGCTTGGTTGCGCAACTGCTCGGAACTGGTCCAAGTTGAGTTGGAGTGGAACCACTTCATTGGAGATATATCACAAGCTTTCAGCATCCATCCTAAACTAACCTCTTTGGATCTCACTGGCAATCAGTTGACGGGCACGCTGTCTCCAGACT GGGAATGCAAGAATTTCATTTATTTGCACTTGGATGGCAACAACATCTCTGGTGACATTCCACCGGCATTCGGGAACATGACCAACTTACAAGGCCTGAGCTTAGCTTTCAACTTTTTGTCCAGCACAATCCCACCTCAACTGGGGAATTTGAGTCTCTTATACGCGCTCAACTTGAGTAGTAATCAATTATCAGGGTCGATTCCTTTGGAGTTAGGTGATGCTGCCCAGCTTACTTCTCTCGATTTCTCAGCAAACAAACTCAATGGTCCAATACCAACCGAGCTTGGTAAGTTGAGAAGTCTTGTAGTATTGGATTTAAGCAGAAATGACCTCTCTGGACCAATTCCTCATATAATAATGGGACTTGCATCACTTATTTCCTTGAATTTGGCAAACAACAATTTTTCTGGGTTGATTCCGAGATCAATAGGTTCCTTGTCTTTGCTCCAATCACTGCACTTAAACAATAATAGTTTGATTGGAGAAATACCTTCTTCATTGAAGAACTGCACATCTTTGGTCGTTTTAGACCTCGGGGAGAACAAGATTCATGGAAATATTCCAAGTTGGATAGGAGAGGGGCTTTCATCATTGACGATCCTCCGTCTAAGTTCGAATATGTTAAATGGTAGCATTCCTCCCCAGTTATCACATCTATCTTCACTTCAGCTCTTAGACCTTGCACACAATAATATCTCAGGAAGTATCCCGCAGGGTTTAGGCAATCTTACCGCAATGGTGGCTAGCTctcaagaaaaaggaaaaaaaatggatTCCATTTCCCACCTTGCCTCACCTAACTCCCATGGAACCCTTTCCTACCTCACCCTCGCAAGTGAATATATTTCCTATAAGCCCCTTTATCCAGATCAGATAGGTTGCTCCAGTAATTACTACTGTACAGTCTCTGGCCAGGATGACTCCTTTCACTACAGTGAGAGCATTTCCATAATCTGGAAAGGAAGAGAGTATGTTTTTCAACAGACGCTTTCACTAATGGTGGGAATCGACCTTTCAGACAATTATCTCTGTCATCAGATCCCTACAGAGCTAACAAATCTTTCTGggctaatttttttaaatctctctAGGAATCTTTTGGATGGAAGCATTCCAAAGTTGATCGGTAACTTGAAAAATCTAGAAGTTCTCGACTTGTCCAGGAATCACTTATCAGGTACAATTCCTCAAAGCATCTCTTCTCTGACATTCTTGGATTCTTTCAACCTATCAAACAACCACTTGTCGGGACGGATACCATCTGGCCATCAACTACAAACACTTGATGATCCATCAATCTATAGCGGTAATGATGAACTTTGTGGATTTCCACTGCCCAAAAATTGTTCGAGTGACCAAGCATCCGATGTTCCATTGTCAACTCATGATGATGGTGATGAAAAAATATGGTTGTATCTTACCATGGGACCAGGATTTGTGGTTGGATTTTGGGGGTTCTTTGGTATTTTATTCTTTAAGAGATCCTTGAGGTTTGCCTATTTCCGATACATTGATGATATCTATGATAGGTTCTCTAGGATATCAATGAGGAGCATGCAAGGACtgcagacttttttttttttttaa